Proteins found in one Hoplias malabaricus isolate fHopMal1 chromosome 17, fHopMal1.hap1, whole genome shotgun sequence genomic segment:
- the purab gene encoding transcriptional activator protein Pur-alpha: MADRDRDSGSEHGGFAAGPGGGGGGPGGAAGLASGSRLQHDTEELASKRVDIQNKRFYLDVKQNAKGRFLKIAEVGAGGNKSRLTLSMSVAAEFRDYLGDFIEHYAQLGPSHPDAAHDEPRRALKSEFLVRENRKYYMDLKENQRGRFLRVRQTVNRGPGPGAAAAATTQGQTIALPAQGLIEFRDALAKLLDDYGADEEPAELPEGSSLAVDNKRFFFDVGANRYGVFMRVSEVKPAYRNSITVPCKVWAKFGATFCKYAEDMKRIRERERERGTERGGRARDLPPEGLHGGNDDDGDED; this comes from the coding sequence ATGGCGGACAGAGACCGAGACAGCGGCAGTGAGCATGGAGGATTCGCTGCAGGCCCCGGAGGGGGCGGGGGAGGCCCCGGAGGCGCCGCGGGTTTAGCGTCGGGGTCTCGCCTGCAGCACGACACCGAGGAGCTGGCGTCGAAGCGCGTCGACATCCAGAACAAGCGCTTCTACCTGGACGTGAAGCAGAACGCGAAAGGCCGCTTTCTGAAGATCGCAGAGGTCGGGGCCGGCGGCAACAAGAGCCGCCTGACGCTGTCGATGTCTGTGGCGGCGGAGTTCCGCGACTATTTGGGCGATTTCATCGAGCACTACGCGCAGCTGGGGCCCAGTCACCCGGACGCGGCGCACGATGAACCGCGGCGCGCGCTCAAGAGCGAGTTTCTGGTGCGGGAGAACCGCAAGTATTACATGGACTTGAAGGAGAACCAGCGCGGACGGTTTTTGCGCGTGAGGCAGACCGTGAACCGCGGCCCCGGGCCCGGAGCCGCCGCTGCCGCCACGACGCAAGGCCAGACCATCGCGCTACCGGCGCAGGGGCTCATCGAGTTCCGTGATGCTCTCGCCAAGCTCCTGGACGACTACGGCGCGGACGAGGAGCCCGCTGAGCTGCCCGAGGGCTCGTCACTCGCAGTGGATAACAAGCGCTTTTTCTTCGACGTGGGCGCCAACAGGTACGGCGTGTTCATGCGCGTGAGCGAGGTCAAGCCCGCCTACCGCAACTCCATCACCGTGCCCTGCAAAGTGTGGGCCAAGTTCGGCGCCACCTTTTGCAAGTACGCTGAGGACATGAAGCGCATCCGCGAGCGGGAGCGCGAGCGAGGCACGGAGCGCGGCGGCAGGGCGCGAGACCTCCCGCCTGAGGGCCTGCACGGTGGCAATGACGACGACGGGGACGAGGATTAA